In Amyelois transitella isolate CPQ chromosome W, ilAmyTran1.1, whole genome shotgun sequence, the genomic stretch cattttaagaaatattgttGGGATTTTATCTACTCCCGGCGAACTGTCAGTTTTTAAGCCCATTAAGACAGAATAGACCTCCTCGTGATCAGTTTCCAAGAGCACAAACGATGAGGCACTATTTCTGGTGGGGGGAGAAGTTATATTTGGAGGTGATTTATATAGATTGCCGTTAGGTAAGGAATTTTTAGAAAGAATGTCTTCAGCCAGAGACCTTCCGACATTTGCAAAGTAGTCGTTGACAGCGTTAGCAGATTCTTTCGgattagattttaaatttgataagtCTGAGTTAGGTGATTTAGATGCTTTTCGGTTTGTAATTTCATTCATAGTATTCCATATTTTCtttggattatttttagcTCTTTCCAATTGTTGCttatgatatttaaattttagctTTTTGATTAAGTTATTGCAGTAATTGCGATATCTTCGATAggttattttaagtatttcattATTCGGATCCGATTTAACTTTTCGTTGTAGTGCGTTTCTGTTCCGTATACATCTCAGAATTCCTAAGGTGATCCATGGTTTAATAActctatttttattggtaattGTTGCAGAAGTAGTATTTTCAGATAGACACTTTTGgatgatatttattaattttgttgtaattatattaGGATCTTTACAAAGTAAAAATTCATTAAAGTCATAGCTCTCTAGACAGGTAAGCGCCTGCtcataattaattgtagttttaatattagttgttttgtttttatttttgtttaatatattaagtaaCTTTAGAAAAACCATTCGGTGATCTGTAATTGTTGAATCCAACACAGCAATGTGAGGTTGTGAgttgtaattatttaactttaaaataaaatggtccAAGTAAGATCCGTCTCTCGTTGGAAAATAATGCCCTGGAATAAGTCCGTGCATTGccaacatatttaaataatgtagcCTGTTTGACCTCTCGTACGGATTTTCATTGGTCTtacaaataatgtttatattaatatctcctgaaattataatatttgagcATGACTTAATGACTTCTAAATGATTATTAAGAGATGTTATAAACTTATCGGCATTAATATTAGAAGGTGATCGATATATCGCGAGAAtagtataattttgtatgGTGATTTGCAGACAAGACGCATGATCaagtattatttctttaacatttgttttatgacaatttttaatgtatgctACAACCCCGTCgttttgatttaataatttttttgtactatAAGAGGAATAATTTGGAATGGGCACAATAGTCCTATTTTGATTTAGTCTACATTCGGTCAAAAGTAAAAgatcaatttcaaaattaaagttGGTAAGAGAAAGTTGGAGGTCGTCAATATTTCTATATACGGTGCGTATGTTTTGAGTGATTAAAGTTAAATCAGATGCTTGGGAATGGGTATATTTTGCAAAATCTTCGAACTGACTTTCAATTGAATAAGCAACTTTGAAAGAATCTATTTCATGTATTGTTTCGAGTGAGTTATCCATAGTTTATTGAGGGGTTTATATTAGTTGTAGTTAAAtaattgttgtttattttacttttatgttgATCATATAACTTCACTGTGTGGTTTGtaagaaaaagagatggaatatttatattataatgtgtGTTTATagtaattatctttttaaggTTGTATAATAGTGTCCTAATATGATAGTCCTTACATATTGTATTGTTAAATGAAGAAGCcgtaatttttgtttctagcataatatatttattatggtgattaatgtaaaatgtgtaatttttcGAAAAAAGCAGAACGAAAACGTGAGTACTTAGAGCTAGTCAGGATGTCTGTATGAGACTTTGTACCTGTAATTCCGATTTAATAGTTATGATTGGCGAAACGTCGTCCTTCCTGATGTAGACCTTCCCGTAGGCTGTCCAgcagtatttataattactagATTTTGCCAAATCACGGGCTAGGAAATAAAGTCGTGATCCACGGGCTGTCAGTTGTTCTGAGACGAATACTGGTGCTTCCTCGTTTTTTAAGAGTCCCAAATGTTTAGCTCGAAGTTTGTCCCTATGACGGATATTATAAGTTTTACATGCCTTGAGTACTGATGTTTTCAGGAGCGAGGAACAAGTCTCCACGATAATAGGAGAGTTGGTCTGGTTAATTTTCTTACTCTTTATCCTATATATATCACTTAtgtcttttttattcatttcacaGCCAATTGTTTTAGATAGGGACAGTGTCATATTGATTAAATCTTCTTTCGTTTCTTTCTCCTGATTGGGtacgttttttatttccagATTTGTTTTCCTATTTGAAAGCTGTAAATCCTCTATTTTCTCTTCTAAAAGTACTATGTATTCTCTATCCTTCTTGGCTTGAGACTTTAATGattctattgtattttttagttcTCTATTTTGTTCCGTAAGGAAAGTAATTGAACTTTCAATATTagcgtttgtttgttttatttctaaaagagCAGGGGAAATCTTTTTGAGTTCTTTTTCTTGTTCGGTGAGGAGTGATTTAACCATTGTTGTCATTGACTTTATCATGTCTTCCTTAAAAGTTGATAGTACAAACTCATGCTGATCATCGTCCCTTCTCCGTTTGAAACGTTGGAAAACAAAACTAGGCGACGGCGGACTAATGGAAGTGTTTGTTTCCGCCGCATTTAAGGTGGTGTCAGATGCTGATCGATTCAATACACTTGACGTGGGCGCCGTGGCAATAGTATTAAGTTCCATAATTACCCAATAACAAAAGAGTGCAAACAACAAACAGGTCGTAGCGGCAACGTTGTAGAACAGTTAGCACTCGTAGTTCGTAGCCGGCTCGCACAGGGGAATCGGGTGGCGGGCGGTGGTGATGTCGTAGCTTCGTAGCGCTGGTAAACGGTCAGCTACGACGTGAGTGGGGCGCGGTGCTGGAGCGAGACGAAGAATATGATGTCCTTTTTTCGCGTCGCTGTGGCGTTCCGTGACCTTTGGCCGTCGCTGCTcggctattttatttaattttagtatcgGAAATGTACTCGTTATTTATAATGTGATTTCGTTCTAATGTAATTCtgatagaaattaaattcGCGTGTACACTTATGGAGCACAATAAACTGAACCGCGTAGCACGTCTGCTTACAAAGAGATCTCGGACGAAAGAGCTAAACCAAGCTTTAGTAGAACTTGGAATGCCAGCACCACAAAGAAATGCTTTCAGTGTGTTAAACTACGAAATTACAAAGGAAAAAGCTACAACATCAATGAACTGCTTGAATACATTGCTCACAACAAACCACTCCTCAATGACaatcaaaaaaaagtttacaacgTTATAATGGACCGGATAATTAACAACACTGgtggaattatttatttggacgCACCAGGAGGCACCGGTAAAACGTTTCTACTAAATCTAATACTGGCAGAAATACGTGTTAAAAAACACATCGCACTGGCACTAGCATCATCCGGCATTGCTGCCACACTTATGGAAGGAGGACGAACTGCCCATTCTGCTTTACAACTACCGTTGAATATAGCAGAACAACAATTCCCGGTATGTAAAATCTCAGGAAAATCTGGACGGGGTCAATGTCTAAAACAAGCTAAAGTTATCTTATGGGATGAATGCACCATGGCCCATAAAAAATCACTTGAAGCAATGGACAGAACATTACAAGAATTGCGACAAAACTCTGAAATAATGGGAGGAGCTCTACTCATACTGTCGGGAGATTTTCGACAAACACTTCCAGTTATTCCCAAGTTAACACCAGCAGACCAAATCAATGCATGCTTAAAAAAGTCACATCTCTGGTCACAAGTACAAATACTgcaattaacaaaaaacatgaGAGTTGAATTATCAAAAGATAAAACAACAGCCCATTTtctaaaatacttttacaaataGGTGAAGATACATATCCTACTAACCAAACGACCGGCCTCATTGAACTCAATAGTGATTTCTGTAACATAGCCACTACTGAAAACGATCTAATTGACAAAATTTATCCAAATATTGTTCAAAACTATACCAACGTAGAGTGGTTATTTCAAAGAGCAATTTTGGccactaaaaataatgttgttgacgatatcaatttcaatattctaAAGAAAATACCTGGTGAAGAGAGAATATATAAATCGATGGGCACGATGGTATCCAGTGAGGAAAGTGTCAACTTCCCTACAGAATTTCTGAACTCTTTACAAGTACCAGGAATGCCATTACACTGCCTTCGTCTCAAAATTGGATCTCCAATCATACTACTTAGAAATCTCAGCTCTCCAAATCTATGTAATGGAACGAGAATGATCGTAAAACAGCTatcgaataatattattgaagcTGAACTTATTTCTGGAAAGAACAAAGGACAAACAGTATTTATACCTAGAATACCACTGATCTCTTCTGAATtgccatttcaatttaaaagactgcaatttccaattaaattagcttttagttttacaattaACAAAGCGCAAggacaaactttaaaatattgtggCATTAACCTCAAAGAACCCTGCTTCTCTCACGGTCAGCTATATGTAGCTTGCTCAAGGGTAGGAAATCcgaaaaatctatatatatatactccagacaataaaatgaaaaatgttgtttataagCAAATAGTGTAAACAATGAGCGaatgttttcaataattttttttactatagcgtcaaagtttatttttttatttcacctaCCGTGTAATCTTATATCAACTCCCGGGCGAAGCCGGGTATTATAGctagttaatttataaacacgTATATATTGTATCTCAACTTGATTATGGATAATACAATTGATGCAAATGGTCTCTCAATATACTATCAGAACTGTGGCGGATTTCGCACTAAATTATACACATTATATATGAATATTCTATCAAACACGTATGACATTATAATTCTAACTGAAACTTGGTTGGTGCCCGACATCAACAACAACGAATTTATAGACCCTCGCTATATTGTATTCAGAATAGACCGCGACCGTGTCGCTACTGGTAAGCTTGATGGTGGTGGAGTGCTTGTAGCTGTATTGCGCACCCTTAGACCCTCACTAGTCTACTCATCCGATTTACACCCATCTCATTCAAGCAGAATTGAGAACATTGTTGTAGAAATATCCAGTTTAGATAGCGCCAAGAGACATTTGTTTAGCGCTGCTTATATCCCACCTCAAACTCCCGCCTACATGTACGAAAATCACTTTGAAACATTAGAACAAATGTTGGTATCTGAAAGTGTTGAGAGCTATTTTATTGTTGGGGACTATAACTTACCCGAAATTCAATGGATTCTTTCTACAACAACAAATCCTGTTACTTTAGATCCTGTGGGATCCTCAGCTAAACAGTCCATACTTGTAAACTTCATGTCAGTGCTTGATATATCGCAATACAACGGATTTGTGAATGACTTGGGACGAATTttggatttatttatgtcaaatgCACCCTCAATCATACAAAATGCTAGTCCACTTTTGCCACCCAACTCTCATCACCCTCCTTTTGTTGCTTATGCTACTGCTCGACACTCTGTGCATTCTATGAAAAGACGTTCtattactaaatataatttctacaAGGCAGATTATGATGGTATTGACTTGGAGATTGAAAACACTAACTGGTATAAACTGCTCAACCACCTTCCATCAGAAGACGCAATTGAGGTTTTTATAAATGCTTTAGATAGTATAATCAAACCACACACTCCGTTAGCTAGTACTAGACGCTCTTCTTATCCAGTCTGGTTTTCTAATTCtttgatcaaaatatgtaaaaataaagaaaaagcgTGGAtcaaatggaaaaaatataaaaaccaaTTTGACTATGAAGCCTTTTCGCAATACAGAAAAGAATTTAGGATACTCTGTGAACAATACTACGAAAAATATATGAACTCGGTAGAGGATAGTATCACTCAAAATGTCAAACATTTTTGGACATACGTATCAAATCGCAAAGCTACATCCAATATACCATCTACAATGCAATACCATAATATGAAGTCTAATAATCCAGAAACTGTTTGTGGCATGTTCTCAGATTTTTTCCAGTCTGTATTTGAACCTCCGTCACCAACACTAAGTCACTGGCAGCCTCCGATAGATCATAGTAGTGATGATACACATATAACTGACATTCATTTCTCTGAAgcagatattttaaaagaattatcaTTATTGGATGTCTCCAAGGGCCCTGGCCCAGATGGACTTTCAcctttgtttttcaaaaaaactGCAAAAAGTATATGCAGACCTCTCTttctaatttataataaatgcttaAAAGAGGGAGTATTCCCCGAAATATGGAAACGAGCCAATATCACTCCAATTCATAAAGGTGGTTCTAAGCACGACTGTGAGAACTACAgacaaatctcaattctgtgcACACTAGCAAAGCTTTTTGAGCGTCTAGTTCAAAATTTAGTCTATcttattttacacaaagctTTAATTCCTCAACAACATGGATTCGTTAAACATCGATCTACGGTTTCCAACATGATTATTTTCGCTAACGACTTATTTCAGAATATGGATCGTGGCATACAAGTGAACGCGGTCTatactgataaaaaaaaaggcttTTGATAAAGTGGATCAcgaattacttttaaataaaattgcctTTAATGGTATTCGTGGAAATTTATTGCGATGGTTTGCATCTTATATTTCAAATAGATCACAGAGAGTCATTGTCAATGGATTTCAATCAAACAGTGTTTCCATTACATCAGGAGTCCCCCAGGGATCCATTTTGGGTCCACTGctattcataattttcataaatgatataaaacaaTTGTTAGCATTAGTTTAGATTCCtgcactagatggcgctgtgcCGTATAAGAACTCGCTATGGTTGTTCGCTGTTAAagctataaaacaaaaatggttTTTGTATAAAGTAAAGGGATTCGCCAGTCGCTCTTCGTGACAACACCGAGCACGAGCTTTACTGAAGTTTTCGCACCGTCGGGGGGAACTTGTTCACAACGCGCCCCCCAACACCCCGCAAGTATTATTGCGTAGGAGGGGATAGCTCCCGGCGAAAACCTCTGCCAGGACTGCGGGACTGATTTGCTCGCACCCCGCGCCCGCCCAACTagccgcccgcccgcccaaccaggcgcccgcccaagcagccgcccgcccgcccagGGGCCCGCCCAGGCGTCCGCCCAGACGTCCGCCCAACGCACGCCGCCCTCGCTGGACGCTCCCGCGGTGTCATTCACCCGGGTAGCGGCAAGCGCCGGAGCTCCCTTGCCACAACGGAAGGGGGCACAACGGGGAGCGGTGCCCCACGACCCGCCCACCACCTCAGCACCCGCTGCCTCCACTTCGACCACAGCTGCGGCCTCCTCCGCGACTGCAGCCCTCGCAGCCAACACCACCGTCAccgccaccgccgccgccgccgccgcctcaGCCGCCCCGCCGACGGCATAAGCGCCCTGGGAGCCGCGCTACCCGCGGATCTGCGTGGACCACCTGCCCAACTGGGTGGTCCACTTTAGAGAAATAAGCCGGCTGCTGGGACGCTCGCCGGCCGCCGTCGCGCGCGGAAGAGGCGTGCACTTTACCCCGAAAGACGGCAACGAGTACCGAATC encodes the following:
- the LOC106136118 gene encoding uncharacterized protein LOC106136118, encoding MELNTIATAPTSSVLNRSASDTTLNAAETNTSISPPSPSFVFQRFKRRRDDDQHEFVLSTFKEDMIKSMTTMVKSLLTEQEKELKKISPALLEIKQTNANIESSITFLTEQNRELKNTIESLKSQAKKDREYIVLLEEKIEDLQLSNRKTNLEIKNVPNQEKETKEDLINMTLSLSKTIGCEMNKKDISDIYRIKSKKINQTNSPIIVETCSSLLKTSVLKACKTYNIRHRDKLRAKHLGLLKNEEAPVFVSEQLTARGSRLYFLARDLAKSSNYKYCWTAYGKVYIRKDDVSPIITIKSELQVQSLIQTS